One genomic region from Halomonas sp. HAL1 encodes:
- a CDS encoding metal-sensing transcriptional repressor, whose product MTMHTHQSHPDIVKRLNRARGHLSSVTQMVEDGRHCLDIAQQLHAVEKAIQQAKRTLVLDHIDHCLDEALGTQNQTQRARAEEFKTIARYL is encoded by the coding sequence ATGACAATGCATACTCACCAGTCACATCCCGATATCGTCAAGCGCCTGAACCGCGCTCGGGGGCACCTTTCGAGTGTGACCCAGATGGTAGAGGATGGACGCCACTGTCTGGACATCGCTCAACAACTCCATGCGGTAGAAAAAGCCATTCAGCAAGCTAAACGCACCTTAGTGCTGGATCACATCGACCACTGCCTAGACGAAGCCCTGGGTACTCAGAATCAAACGCAACGGGCACGGGCTGAAGAGTTCAAGACGATTGCACGCTACCTGTAA
- a CDS encoding MFS transporter, with protein sequence MLDVLAHRVYRHLFLAQVIALIGTGLTTVALALLAHDLAEGQAGVVLGTALAIKMVAYVGIAPLVGAYASRLPRRTLLVSLDLLRAAVVCALPFVTEVWQIYVLIFLLNACSAGFTPVFQAMIPDILEDEEQYTRALSLSRLAYDLENLLSPMAAAALLMVMGFDVLFVINALAFVISAALVISVILPASHPLEEAPGVWRRVTHGMRIYLKTPRLRGLLALNLAVSAAGAMQIVNTVVLVRSVLNLGEKEVALAFAAAGGGSMLIALLLPKVLERVSERPVMLLGGVMMALSLYLGWLGPSFAGLVGLWLLLGAGASLVMTPTGRLLKRSCQPEERPALFAAQFSLSHSCWLVTYPLAGWLGVNLGLTGTFALLGTVALAATGLAALIWHAHDPMALEHEHAAQSHTHLHYHDEHHQHEHEGWEGPEPHRHSHHHSPGSHGHVFVIDDHHSHWPS encoded by the coding sequence ATGCTCGATGTACTCGCCCACCGCGTCTACCGCCATCTCTTTCTAGCGCAGGTCATTGCACTGATCGGCACTGGCCTGACCACGGTTGCTCTGGCGTTGCTGGCTCACGATCTTGCCGAAGGTCAGGCGGGCGTCGTGCTAGGCACGGCGCTGGCGATCAAGATGGTCGCTTACGTGGGCATTGCCCCTTTGGTCGGCGCTTATGCATCACGCCTGCCTCGGCGCACCTTATTGGTTAGCCTGGACTTGCTGCGTGCAGCCGTGGTTTGCGCACTGCCTTTTGTTACCGAAGTGTGGCAGATCTATGTGCTGATCTTTCTGCTCAATGCTTGTTCAGCTGGCTTTACGCCCGTTTTCCAGGCGATGATCCCTGACATTCTCGAAGACGAAGAGCAGTACACACGAGCATTGTCCCTGTCGCGTCTCGCCTATGATTTAGAGAACCTTCTTAGCCCGATGGCGGCGGCGGCATTGCTGATGGTGATGGGTTTTGATGTCCTGTTTGTAATCAATGCTCTGGCCTTCGTTATCTCTGCCGCCCTGGTTATATCGGTGATCCTGCCTGCGTCTCACCCCCTAGAGGAAGCCCCCGGCGTCTGGCGTCGCGTTACTCATGGTATGCGGATTTACCTGAAGACGCCCCGGTTGCGCGGGCTACTGGCGTTGAACCTGGCTGTTTCAGCCGCCGGGGCCATGCAGATCGTCAACACGGTGGTACTCGTACGCTCGGTGTTGAATTTGGGCGAGAAAGAAGTCGCACTGGCCTTTGCCGCCGCAGGCGGGGGCTCCATGCTAATAGCCTTACTGCTGCCCAAGGTGCTGGAACGGGTGTCCGAGCGGCCAGTCATGCTGCTGGGTGGCGTTATGATGGCACTCAGCCTCTACCTGGGCTGGCTGGGCCCATCGTTTGCGGGGCTTGTCGGGCTATGGTTACTGCTGGGCGCTGGGGCCTCGTTGGTCATGACCCCCACCGGGCGCCTGCTCAAACGTTCATGCCAGCCGGAGGAGCGTCCAGCGCTGTTTGCTGCCCAGTTCTCGTTGTCACACAGCTGTTGGCTAGTCACCTATCCGTTGGCAGGCTGGCTGGGAGTGAACCTGGGACTGACGGGTACGTTCGCTTTGCTGGGAACGGTGGCCCTGGCGGCAACGGGGCTCGCGGCCCTTATCTGGCACGCACATGACCCGATGGCTCTTGAGCACGAGCACGCTGCCCAAAGTCACACCCACCTGCACTACCACGATGAACATCATCAG